In one Cronobacter dublinensis subsp. dublinensis LMG 23823 genomic region, the following are encoded:
- the nrdB gene encoding class Ia ribonucleoside-diphosphate reductase subunit beta, giving the protein MAYTTFSQTKNDQLLEPMFFGQPVNVARYDQQKYEIFEKLIEKQLSFFWRPEEVDVSRDRIDFQALPDHEKHIFISNLKYQTLLDSIQGRSPNVALLPLISIPELETWVETWAFSETIHSRSYTHIIRNIVNDPAVVFDDIVTNEQILKRAEGISHYYDDLIEMTSYWHLLGEGTHSVNGKTVTVNLHELKKKLYLCLMSVNALEAIRFYVSFACSFAFAERELMEGNAKIIRLIARDEALHLTGTQHMLNLMRSGEDDPEMAVIAEECKQECYDLFVLAAQQEKEWAEYLFQGGSMIGLNKDILCQYVEYITNIRMQAVGLDLPFKTRSNPIPWINTWLVSDNVQVAPQEVEVSSYLVGQIDSEIDHDDLSSFQL; this is encoded by the coding sequence ATGGCCTACACCACATTTTCACAGACGAAAAACGACCAGCTTCTCGAACCCATGTTCTTTGGCCAACCGGTCAACGTGGCGCGTTACGATCAACAAAAATATGAAATTTTCGAAAAGCTCATCGAAAAGCAGCTGTCGTTTTTCTGGCGTCCTGAAGAAGTGGACGTTTCCCGCGACCGCATCGATTTCCAGGCGCTGCCGGATCATGAAAAACACATTTTCATCAGCAACCTGAAATACCAGACGCTGCTCGACTCCATTCAGGGCCGTAGCCCGAACGTGGCGCTGCTGCCGCTGATCTCAATCCCGGAACTGGAAACCTGGGTCGAAACCTGGGCGTTTTCCGAGACCATCCATTCGCGCTCGTACACCCACATCATCCGCAACATCGTTAACGATCCGGCGGTAGTATTTGACGATATCGTCACCAACGAGCAGATCTTAAAGCGCGCCGAAGGCATCTCGCACTATTACGATGACCTGATCGAGATGACCAGCTACTGGCATCTGCTGGGCGAAGGCACCCACAGCGTCAACGGCAAAACCGTGACCGTGAACCTGCATGAACTCAAGAAAAAGCTCTACCTGTGCCTGATGAGCGTCAACGCGCTGGAAGCGATCCGCTTCTACGTCAGCTTCGCCTGCTCCTTCGCCTTCGCCGAGCGCGAACTGATGGAAGGCAACGCTAAAATCATTCGCCTTATCGCCCGCGACGAAGCGCTGCACCTGACCGGCACCCAGCATATGCTGAACCTGATGCGCAGCGGCGAAGACGACCCGGAAATGGCGGTGATTGCCGAAGAGTGCAAACAGGAGTGTTACGATCTGTTCGTGCTGGCCGCGCAGCAGGAGAAAGAGTGGGCGGAATACCTCTTCCAGGGCGGTTCGATGATCGGCCTGAACAAAGACATTCTCTGCCAGTACGTCGAGTACATCACCAACATCCGCATGCAGGCGGTGGGCCTGGATCTGCCGTTCAAAACCCGTTCCAACCCCATTCCGTGGATCAACACCTGGCTTGTGTCCGATAACGTACAGGTAGCGCCGCAGGAAGTGGAAGTGAGCTCTTATCTGGTTGGCCAGATAGACTCGGAAATCGACCACGACGACCTGAGCAGCTTCCAGCTCTGA
- the yfaE gene encoding class I ribonucleotide reductase maintenance protein YfaE gives MGRITLRVTGTELLCPDEHPSLLVALESHAVTVEYQCREGYCGSCRCKLVAGQVQWLTKPLAFIQEGEILPCCCKPQGDIEIEM, from the coding sequence ATGGGTCGTATTACGCTTCGCGTGACGGGCACCGAACTGTTGTGCCCGGACGAGCACCCTTCTCTGCTGGTGGCCCTGGAGTCGCACGCGGTGACGGTGGAATACCAGTGCCGCGAAGGCTATTGCGGCTCCTGCCGCTGTAAGCTGGTCGCGGGCCAGGTACAGTGGCTGACTAAACCGCTGGCGTTTATTCAGGAAGGCGAGATTTTGCCCTGCTGCTGTAAACCGCAGGGCGATATTGAAATAGAGATGTAA
- the gyrA gene encoding DNA topoisomerase (ATP-hydrolyzing) subunit A: MSDLAREITPVNIEEELKNSYLDYAMSVIVGRALPDVRDGLKPVHRRVLYAMNVLGNDWNKAYKKSARVVGDVIGKYHPHGDSAVYDTIVRMAQPFSLRYTLVDGQGNFGSIDGDSAAAMRYTEIRLAKIAHELMADLDKETVDFVDNYDGTEKIPDVMPTKIPNLLVNGASGIAVGMATNIPPHNLTEVINGCLAYIDDEDISIEGLMEHIPGPDFPTAAIINGRRGIEEAYRTGRGKIYIRARAEVEVDPKNGRETIIVHEIPYQVNKARLIEKIAELVKDKRVEGISALRDESDKDGMRIVIEIKRDAVGEVVLNNLYSQTQLQVSFGINMVALHHGQPKIMPLKDILAAFVRHRREVVTRRTIFELRKARDRAHILEALAIALANIDPIIELIRRAPTPAEAKAGLIAQAWDLGNVKAMLEGAGDDAARPEWLEPEFGIRDGKYWLTEQQAQAILDLRLQKLTGLEHEKLLDEYKELLTQIAELLHILGSADRLMEVIREELELIRDQFGDERRTEITANTADINIEDLINQEDVVVTLSHQGYVKYQPLTDYEAQRRGGKGKSAARIKEEDFIDRLLVANTHDTILCFSSRGRLYWMKVYQLPEASRGARGRPIVNLLPLEANERITAILPVREYEEGVNVFMATASGTVKKTALTEFSRPRTAGIIAVNLNEGDELIGVDLTAGKDEVMLFSAQGKVVRFKEDAVRPMGRTATGVRGIRLGEGDSVVSLIVPRGEGAILTATQNGYGKRTAVEEYPTKSRATKGVISIKVTDRNGPVVGAVQVDDADQIMMITDAGTLVRTRVSEISVVGRNTQGVILIRTAEDENVVGLQRVAEPVDDEELDSIDGSVAEGDDEIAPETDVDDDAVDDADE; this comes from the coding sequence ATGAGCGACCTTGCCAGAGAAATTACACCGGTCAACATTGAGGAAGAGTTAAAGAACTCCTATCTGGATTATGCGATGTCGGTTATTGTCGGCCGCGCGCTTCCGGATGTCCGAGATGGCCTCAAACCGGTACACCGTCGCGTACTTTACGCCATGAACGTGTTGGGCAATGACTGGAATAAAGCCTACAAAAAATCCGCCCGTGTCGTTGGTGACGTAATCGGTAAATACCATCCCCACGGTGATTCCGCCGTTTACGATACCATCGTGCGTATGGCCCAGCCGTTCTCGCTGCGCTACACGCTGGTGGATGGTCAGGGCAACTTCGGTTCTATCGACGGCGACTCCGCCGCGGCGATGCGTTATACGGAAATCCGTCTGGCGAAGATCGCCCATGAACTGATGGCCGACCTCGATAAAGAAACCGTTGATTTTGTAGATAACTACGACGGCACGGAAAAAATCCCTGACGTCATGCCGACCAAAATCCCGAACCTGCTGGTGAACGGGGCTTCCGGCATCGCGGTCGGGATGGCCACTAACATTCCGCCGCATAACCTGACGGAAGTGATTAACGGCTGCCTCGCCTATATCGATGATGAAGACATCAGCATCGAAGGGCTGATGGAGCATATCCCTGGCCCGGATTTCCCGACCGCCGCTATCATCAACGGCCGTCGCGGCATTGAAGAGGCGTATCGCACCGGTCGCGGTAAAATCTATATTCGCGCGCGCGCGGAAGTAGAAGTCGATCCGAAAAACGGCCGCGAAACCATCATCGTGCACGAAATTCCGTATCAGGTGAACAAAGCGCGCCTGATCGAGAAAATCGCCGAGCTGGTGAAAGACAAACGCGTCGAAGGCATCAGCGCGCTGCGCGATGAGTCTGACAAAGACGGTATGCGTATCGTTATTGAGATCAAACGCGACGCCGTTGGCGAAGTGGTGCTCAATAACCTGTACTCCCAGACGCAGCTTCAGGTCTCGTTCGGCATCAACATGGTGGCATTGCACCATGGCCAGCCGAAGATCATGCCGCTGAAAGATATTCTGGCGGCGTTTGTTCGCCACCGCCGTGAAGTGGTGACCCGTCGTACCATTTTCGAACTGCGCAAAGCGCGCGATCGCGCGCATATTCTGGAAGCGCTGGCCATTGCGCTTGCGAACATCGACCCGATCATTGAACTGATTCGTCGCGCCCCGACGCCGGCGGAAGCAAAAGCGGGCCTGATCGCGCAGGCGTGGGATCTCGGCAACGTGAAAGCGATGCTGGAAGGCGCGGGCGATGACGCCGCGCGTCCGGAGTGGCTGGAGCCGGAATTCGGTATTCGCGACGGTAAATACTGGCTGACCGAGCAACAGGCCCAGGCGATCCTCGACCTGCGTCTGCAAAAGCTCACCGGCCTTGAGCATGAAAAACTGCTCGACGAATATAAAGAGCTGCTGACCCAGATTGCCGAGCTGCTGCACATTCTCGGCAGCGCCGATCGCCTGATGGAAGTGATCCGCGAGGAGCTGGAGCTTATTCGCGATCAGTTTGGCGACGAGCGCCGCACCGAAATCACCGCCAATACCGCTGATATCAACATTGAAGATCTGATCAACCAGGAAGATGTGGTGGTCACCCTGTCTCACCAGGGCTATGTGAAGTATCAGCCGCTGACGGATTACGAAGCGCAGCGCCGCGGCGGTAAAGGGAAATCTGCCGCGCGTATTAAAGAAGAAGACTTTATCGACCGCCTGCTGGTGGCTAACACCCACGATACGATCCTCTGCTTCTCCAGCCGTGGTCGTCTCTACTGGATGAAAGTCTATCAGCTGCCGGAGGCGAGCCGTGGCGCGCGCGGTCGTCCTATCGTTAACCTGCTGCCGCTGGAAGCGAACGAGCGTATCACCGCTATCCTGCCGGTGCGCGAGTACGAAGAGGGCGTTAACGTCTTCATGGCGACCGCCAGCGGGACCGTGAAGAAAACGGCGCTGACCGAGTTCAGCCGTCCGCGTACCGCCGGTATCATCGCGGTGAACCTGAACGAAGGCGATGAGCTGATTGGCGTTGACCTGACGGCCGGTAAAGACGAAGTCATGCTGTTCTCCGCGCAGGGCAAAGTGGTGCGCTTTAAAGAAGACGCCGTGCGTCCGATGGGCCGTACCGCCACCGGCGTGCGCGGTATTCGTCTCGGCGAGGGCGACAGCGTGGTGTCGCTTATCGTGCCGCGCGGCGAAGGCGCTATCCTGACCGCCACCCAGAACGGTTACGGCAAGCGTACCGCGGTGGAAGAGTACCCGACCAAGTCGCGCGCGACCAAAGGGGTTATCTCCATTAAAGTCACCGATCGCAATGGCCCGGTGGTCGGCGCGGTGCAGGTTGACGACGCGGATCAGATCATGATGATCACCGACGCCGGTACGCTTGTGCGTACGCGCGTGTCGGAAATCAGCGTGGTGGGCCGTAACACCCAGGGCGTTATCCTCATCCGTACTGCGGAAGATGAAAACGTGGTGGGTCTGCAGCGCGTAGCCGAGCCGGTGGATGACGAGGAACTCGACTCCATCGACGGCAGCGTAGCGGAAGGCGATGACGAAATCGCGCCGGAAACCGATGTCGATGACGACGCGGTGGACGACGCCGACGAATAA
- the ubiG gene encoding bifunctional 2-polyprenyl-6-hydroxyphenol methylase/3-demethylubiquinol 3-O-methyltransferase UbiG, translated as MNAEKPPVAHNVDLEEIAKFEAVASRWWDSEGEFKPLHRINPLRLGYIAERAGGLFGKKVLDVGCGGGILSESMAREGANVTGLDMGAEPLAVARLHAIESGVELEYVQRTVEEHAAQHPGAYDVVTCMEMLEHVPDPRSVVQACAKLVKPGGHVFFSTLNRNAKAWLMAVVGAEYVLRMVPKGTHDAKKFIRPSELLGWVDETPLQERHIIGLHYNPLTNTFKLAPGVDVNYMLHTQAKNPA; from the coding sequence ATGAATGCTGAAAAACCACCCGTTGCGCACAACGTAGACTTAGAAGAAATCGCCAAATTTGAAGCTGTCGCTTCGCGCTGGTGGGACAGTGAAGGGGAGTTTAAACCGCTGCACCGCATTAACCCGCTGCGTCTGGGCTATATCGCCGAACGTGCAGGCGGGCTGTTCGGGAAAAAGGTGCTGGATGTCGGTTGCGGTGGCGGCATTCTCTCGGAAAGCATGGCCCGCGAAGGGGCGAACGTCACGGGGCTCGATATGGGCGCCGAGCCGCTCGCGGTGGCGCGTCTGCACGCCATTGAAAGCGGCGTAGAGCTGGAATATGTCCAGCGCACGGTAGAAGAGCACGCGGCGCAGCATCCGGGCGCTTATGACGTGGTGACCTGCATGGAGATGCTGGAGCACGTGCCGGACCCGCGCTCGGTGGTACAGGCCTGTGCAAAACTCGTGAAGCCCGGCGGCCACGTCTTTTTCTCCACGCTCAACCGCAACGCCAAAGCCTGGCTCATGGCGGTGGTCGGCGCGGAGTATGTGCTGCGCATGGTGCCCAAAGGCACCCACGACGCCAAAAAGTTTATCCGTCCGTCCGAACTGCTGGGCTGGGTCGACGAAACGCCGCTGCAGGAGCGTCACATTATCGGTCTGCACTATAACCCGCTGACCAACACGTTTAAGCTCGCGCCAGGCGTGGATGTTAATTACATGTTGCATACACAGGCTAAAAACCCTGCCTGA
- the glpT gene encoding glycerol-3-phosphate transporter gives MLSIFKPAPHRARLPDGEVDPLYRRLRWQIFMGIFFGYAAYYLVRKNFALAMPYLVEQGFSRGDLGFALSGISIAYGFSKFIMGSVSDRSNPRVFLPAGLILAAAVMLFMGFVPWATSSIMVMFVLLFMCGWFQGMGWPPCGRTMVHWWSQKERGRIVSVWNCAHNVGGGIPPLLFLLGMAWFNDWHAALYMPAFAAILVAIIAFALMRDTPQSCGLPPIEAYKNDYPDDYNEKHEEELTAKQIFMQYVLPNKLLWYIAVANVFVYLLRYGILDWSPTYLKEVKHFALDKSSWAYFFYEYAGIPGTLLCGWMSDKVFRGNRGATGVFFMTLVTIATVVYWLNPPGNPHIDMACMIVIGFLIYGPVMLIGLHALELAPKKAAGTAAGFTGLFGYLGGSVAASAIVGYTVDFFGWDGGFMVMIGGSILAVLLLIIVMVGEHKHHHETQAKRG, from the coding sequence ATGTTAAGTATTTTTAAACCCGCCCCGCATCGCGCAAGGCTGCCTGACGGCGAGGTAGATCCTCTCTATCGTCGCCTGCGCTGGCAGATTTTTATGGGGATTTTCTTCGGCTATGCCGCTTACTATCTGGTACGTAAAAACTTTGCCTTGGCGATGCCGTATCTGGTGGAGCAGGGCTTCTCGCGCGGCGATCTCGGTTTTGCGCTTTCTGGTATTTCCATCGCTTATGGATTTTCGAAATTCATCATGGGTTCGGTCTCTGACCGCTCAAATCCGCGCGTCTTTCTGCCGGCGGGCCTGATCCTCGCGGCGGCAGTGATGCTGTTTATGGGCTTCGTGCCGTGGGCGACCTCCAGCATCATGGTGATGTTTGTGCTGCTGTTTATGTGCGGCTGGTTCCAGGGCATGGGATGGCCGCCGTGCGGGCGCACGATGGTGCACTGGTGGTCGCAGAAAGAGCGCGGCAGGATTGTGTCCGTGTGGAACTGTGCCCATAACGTGGGCGGCGGCATTCCGCCGCTGCTGTTCCTGCTCGGCATGGCGTGGTTTAACGACTGGCACGCCGCGCTGTATATGCCTGCCTTCGCGGCGATTCTGGTCGCGATCATCGCGTTTGCCCTGATGCGCGATACGCCGCAGTCCTGCGGGCTGCCGCCCATCGAAGCGTATAAAAACGATTACCCGGACGACTATAACGAGAAGCACGAAGAAGAGCTGACAGCGAAGCAGATTTTTATGCAGTACGTGCTGCCGAATAAGCTGCTGTGGTACATCGCGGTGGCGAACGTGTTCGTGTATCTGCTGCGCTACGGCATCCTCGACTGGTCGCCCACCTACTTAAAAGAGGTGAAGCATTTCGCGCTGGATAAGTCCTCCTGGGCCTATTTCTTCTATGAATATGCAGGCATCCCCGGCACGCTGCTTTGCGGCTGGATGTCGGACAAAGTGTTCCGCGGCAACCGCGGCGCGACTGGCGTGTTCTTTATGACGCTGGTGACTATCGCGACCGTCGTTTACTGGCTCAACCCGCCGGGCAATCCGCATATCGACATGGCGTGCATGATTGTCATCGGCTTTCTGATTTACGGCCCTGTAATGCTGATTGGCCTGCATGCGCTGGAGCTGGCGCCGAAAAAGGCGGCGGGAACGGCGGCGGGCTTTACCGGCTTGTTTGGCTATCTCGGCGGTTCCGTCGCGGCGAGCGCTATCGTGGGTTACACCGTCGATTTCTTCGGCTGGGACGGCGGCTTTATGGTGATGATTGGCGGCAGCATTCTGGCGGTCCTGCTGCTGATTATCGTGATGGTGGGTGAGCATAAGCATCACCATGAAACGCAGGCAAAACGCGGATAA
- the glpQ gene encoding glycerophosphodiester phosphodiesterase — protein sequence MKLRMTLAALAIGVMSANALAADKLVIAHRGASGYLPEHTLPAKAMAYAQGADYLEQDLVMTKDDQLVVLHDHYLDRVTDVAERFPDRARKDGRYYAIDFTLAEIKSLRFTEGFELDNGKKVQTFPGRFPMGKSDFRVHTFEEEIEFVQGLNHSTGKNIGIYPEIKAPWFHHQEGKDIAAKTLETLKKYGYTTKQDKVYLQCFDANELKRIKTELEPKLKMDLKLVQLIAYTDWNETQQKQPDGKWVNYSYDWMFKPGAMKQIAQYADGIGPDYHMLVAEGSTKEKVTLTAMAKEAHDSHLQVHPYTVRADQLPDYATNVNQLYDVLYNQADVDGLFTDFPDKAVEFIHRK from the coding sequence ATGAAACTGAGAATGACGCTGGCGGCGCTGGCGATAGGCGTAATGTCGGCAAACGCGCTGGCGGCGGATAAGCTGGTTATTGCCCATCGCGGGGCCAGCGGGTATCTGCCTGAGCATACGTTGCCTGCGAAAGCGATGGCGTATGCGCAGGGCGCCGATTACCTGGAGCAGGATCTGGTGATGACCAAAGACGACCAGCTGGTGGTGCTGCATGATCACTATCTGGATCGCGTGACCGATGTCGCGGAGCGATTCCCGGACCGCGCGCGCAAAGATGGCCGCTATTACGCCATCGACTTTACGCTCGCGGAGATCAAATCACTGAGGTTTACCGAAGGTTTTGAGCTCGACAACGGCAAAAAAGTGCAGACGTTCCCTGGCCGCTTCCCGATGGGCAAATCTGACTTCCGGGTGCATACCTTCGAGGAAGAGATCGAGTTTGTGCAGGGGCTTAATCACTCCACCGGCAAAAACATCGGCATTTATCCTGAGATCAAAGCGCCGTGGTTCCATCATCAGGAAGGCAAGGACATCGCCGCGAAGACGCTGGAAACCCTGAAAAAGTATGGCTACACCACGAAGCAGGACAAGGTTTATCTGCAGTGCTTTGACGCCAACGAGCTTAAGCGTATTAAGACCGAGCTGGAGCCGAAGCTTAAGATGGATCTGAAGCTGGTGCAGCTTATCGCCTACACCGACTGGAACGAAACCCAGCAGAAACAGCCGGACGGCAAATGGGTAAACTACAGCTACGACTGGATGTTTAAGCCGGGTGCGATGAAGCAGATAGCGCAGTACGCCGACGGTATCGGGCCGGATTATCATATGCTGGTGGCGGAGGGCTCAACCAAAGAGAAGGTGACGCTGACCGCGATGGCGAAAGAGGCGCACGACAGCCATTTGCAGGTGCACCCGTATACGGTGCGCGCCGACCAGTTGCCGGATTACGCTACCAACGTCAATCAGCTTTACGACGTGCTGTATAACCAGGCGGATGTGGACGGGCTGTTTACCGATTTCCCGGATAAAGCCGTTGAGTTTATTCACCGGAAGTAG
- the nrdA gene encoding class 1a ribonucleoside-diphosphate reductase subunit alpha, translating to MNQSLLVTKRDGSQERINLDKIHRVLDWAAEGLHNVSISQVELRSHIQFYDGIKTSDIHETIIKAAADLISREAPDYQYLAARLAIFHLRKKAYGQFEPPKLYDHVVKMVELGKYDHHLLQDYSEEEFAQMDGFIDHWRDMNFSYAAVKQLEGKYLVQNRVTGEIYESAQFLYILVAACLFSNYPRETRLDYVKRFYDAVSTFKISLPTPIMSGVRTPTRQFSSCVLIECGDSLDSINATSSAIVKYVSQRAGIGINAGRIRALGSPIRGGEAFHTGCIPFYKHFQTAVKSCSQGGVRGGAATLFYPMWHLEVESLLVLKNNRGTEANRVRHMDYGVQINKLMYQRLLKGEDITLFSPSDVPGLYDAFFADQDEFERLYTRYEQDESIRKQRIKASELFSLMMQERASTGRIYIQNVDHCNTHSPFDPVVAPVRQSNLCLEIALPTKPLEDVNDENGEIALCTLSAFNLGAIENLDELEELAILAVRALDALLDYQDYPIPAAKRGAMGRRTLGIGVINFAYYLAKHGVRYSNGSANNLTHKTFEAIQYYLLKASNELAKEQGACPWFNETTYSKGILPIDTYKKDLDAIANEPLHYDWETLRESIKTHGLRNSTLSALMPSETSSQISNATNGIEPPRGHISIKASKDGILRQVVPDYEQLKDQYELLWEMPGNDGYLQLVGIMQKFIDQSISANTNYDPTRFPSGKVPMQQLLKDLLTAYKLGVKTLYYQNTRDGAEDAQDDLAPSIQDDGCESGACKI from the coding sequence ATGAATCAGAGTCTGCTGGTAACAAAACGAGATGGCAGCCAGGAACGCATTAACCTGGATAAAATTCATCGTGTTCTGGACTGGGCTGCGGAAGGTCTGCATAACGTCTCCATCTCGCAGGTAGAGCTGCGTTCGCACATTCAGTTCTACGACGGCATCAAAACCTCCGATATTCATGAGACTATCATCAAGGCGGCGGCGGACCTGATCTCCCGCGAGGCGCCAGATTACCAGTACCTGGCCGCGCGCCTGGCGATTTTCCACCTGCGCAAAAAAGCCTACGGTCAGTTCGAGCCACCGAAGCTTTACGACCACGTCGTGAAGATGGTTGAGCTGGGCAAATATGACCATCACCTGCTGCAGGATTACAGCGAAGAAGAGTTCGCGCAGATGGACGGCTTTATCGACCACTGGCGCGACATGAATTTCTCCTACGCCGCCGTGAAGCAGCTCGAAGGGAAATACCTGGTACAGAACCGCGTGACCGGCGAGATCTACGAAAGCGCGCAGTTCCTCTATATCCTGGTAGCCGCGTGCCTGTTCTCCAACTATCCGCGCGAAACCCGCCTGGATTATGTGAAGCGCTTCTACGACGCGGTTTCTACCTTTAAAATTTCGCTGCCGACGCCGATTATGTCTGGCGTTCGCACCCCGACCCGTCAGTTCAGCTCCTGCGTGCTGATCGAGTGCGGCGACAGCCTGGATTCCATCAACGCGACCTCCAGCGCCATCGTGAAATATGTCTCCCAGCGCGCCGGTATCGGCATCAACGCGGGCCGCATCCGTGCGCTCGGAAGCCCGATTCGCGGCGGCGAAGCGTTCCACACCGGTTGCATCCCGTTCTATAAGCATTTCCAGACCGCAGTGAAATCCTGTTCACAGGGCGGCGTTCGCGGCGGCGCGGCAACCCTCTTCTACCCGATGTGGCACCTGGAAGTGGAAAGCCTGCTGGTGCTGAAAAACAACCGCGGCACCGAAGCGAACCGCGTGCGTCACATGGACTACGGCGTGCAGATCAACAAGCTGATGTATCAGCGTCTGCTGAAAGGCGAAGACATCACCCTCTTCAGCCCGTCCGACGTGCCCGGCCTGTACGACGCGTTCTTTGCCGACCAGGACGAGTTTGAGCGTCTCTACACCCGCTACGAGCAGGACGAGAGCATTCGCAAGCAGCGCATTAAAGCGTCTGAGCTGTTCTCCCTGATGATGCAGGAGCGCGCCTCCACGGGCCGTATCTACATCCAGAACGTGGACCACTGCAACACCCACAGCCCGTTCGATCCGGTCGTGGCACCGGTGCGCCAGTCCAACCTGTGCCTGGAGATCGCGCTGCCGACCAAACCGCTGGAAGACGTTAACGACGAAAACGGCGAAATCGCGCTCTGCACCCTCTCCGCGTTCAACCTGGGCGCCATCGAGAACCTGGACGAGCTCGAAGAACTGGCTATCCTCGCCGTGCGTGCGCTGGATGCCCTGCTGGATTATCAGGATTACCCGATCCCGGCGGCGAAACGCGGCGCAATGGGCCGTCGTACTCTCGGCATCGGCGTGATCAACTTCGCGTACTACCTGGCGAAGCACGGCGTGCGTTACTCCAACGGCAGCGCCAACAATCTGACGCACAAAACGTTCGAAGCAATTCAGTACTACCTGCTGAAAGCCTCTAACGAGCTGGCGAAAGAGCAAGGCGCGTGCCCGTGGTTCAATGAAACCACCTACAGCAAAGGCATCCTGCCGATCGATACGTACAAGAAAGATCTGGACGCGATTGCTAACGAGCCGCTGCATTACGACTGGGAAACCCTGCGTGAATCTATCAAGACGCACGGCCTGCGTAACTCCACGCTCTCTGCCCTGATGCCGTCCGAGACCTCGTCGCAGATCTCTAACGCCACCAACGGCATCGAGCCGCCGCGCGGTCACATCAGCATTAAAGCGTCGAAAGACGGTATCCTGCGTCAGGTCGTGCCGGATTACGAACAGCTGAAAGATCAGTACGAGCTGCTGTGGGAGATGCCGGGTAACGACGGTTATCTGCAACTGGTGGGCATCATGCAGAAATTCATCGACCAGTCGATTTCTGCGAACACCAACTACGATCCGACGCGCTTCCCGTCCGGCAAAGTGCCGATGCAGCAGCTGCTGAAAGACCTGCTGACGGCGTATAAGCTCGGCGTGAAGACGCTGTACTATCAGAACACCCGCGACGGCGCGGAAGACGCCCAGGATGACCTGGCGCCATCCATTCAGGATGACGGCTGCGAAAGCGGCGCATGTAAGATTTAA
- a CDS encoding nicotinamide mononucleotide deamidase-related protein YfaY, with amino-acid sequence MLQTEMLSTGDEVLHGQIVDTNAAWLATLFFEQGLPLTRRNTVGDSLESLVAALTERSQHADILIVNGGLGPTSDDLSAEAAARALGVELELHEGWLATMERFFTARGRLMAASNRKQALLPAGSEMIDNPVGTACGFAIKLNRCLIFFTPGVPSEFKRMVEHEILPRLRERFTFPEPPLCLRLTTFGRSESDLAAQLDTLTLPPDVVMGYRSSTPIIELKLTGPASRRVEMEAIWPHVREVAGDSLIFEGTETLPAQIARCLREQQLSITLSEQFTAGLLALQLTDADAPLLASEVLPAQVETLAQTAHWNVERCRRHLADLALSIASVEDDEINIALTTPQDTHAVRLRFNASRYARRIRQEICAMMALTLVRRWLNGQAVTASQGWVQVVDTLTV; translated from the coding sequence ATGCTACAGACAGAAATGCTCTCGACCGGCGACGAAGTGCTGCACGGTCAGATTGTCGATACCAACGCCGCCTGGCTTGCCACGCTGTTTTTTGAACAGGGACTGCCGCTCACCCGGCGCAACACGGTAGGCGACAGCCTGGAATCGCTGGTGGCGGCGCTGACCGAGCGCAGCCAGCACGCCGATATTCTTATCGTTAACGGCGGCCTGGGGCCGACCAGCGACGATCTGAGCGCCGAAGCGGCGGCGCGCGCGTTGGGCGTGGAGCTTGAGCTGCACGAAGGCTGGCTTGCGACAATGGAGCGGTTTTTCACGGCGCGCGGGCGGCTGATGGCGGCGAGCAACCGCAAACAGGCGCTGCTGCCGGCGGGCAGCGAAATGATCGACAACCCGGTCGGCACCGCCTGCGGGTTCGCCATTAAGCTCAACCGCTGTCTGATTTTCTTCACGCCCGGCGTACCGTCGGAATTTAAGCGGATGGTGGAGCATGAGATCCTGCCGCGCCTGCGCGAGCGCTTTACGTTCCCCGAGCCGCCGCTCTGCCTGCGTCTCACCACGTTCGGGCGCTCCGAAAGCGATCTCGCCGCACAGCTCGACACCCTGACGCTGCCGCCGGATGTCGTGATGGGCTACCGCTCCTCAACGCCGATTATCGAGCTTAAGCTCACCGGCCCGGCTTCCCGCCGTGTTGAGATGGAGGCTATCTGGCCGCACGTTCGCGAGGTGGCAGGCGACAGCCTGATTTTTGAAGGCACTGAAACGCTGCCTGCCCAGATTGCCCGCTGCCTGCGCGAGCAGCAGCTCAGCATTACCCTGAGCGAGCAGTTCACCGCGGGCCTGCTGGCGCTGCAGCTCACGGATGCCGACGCGCCGCTGCTGGCGAGCGAAGTGCTGCCCGCCCAGGTCGAAACGCTGGCGCAGACCGCGCACTGGAACGTGGAGCGCTGCCGTCGGCATCTCGCGGATTTGGCGCTGAGTATCGCAAGCGTTGAAGACGATGAGATCAATATCGCGCTGACCACGCCGCAGGACACGCATGCCGTGCGTTTGCGCTTTAACGCCAGCCGCTACGCGCGGCGGATTCGCCAGGAGATCTGCGCGATGATGGCGCTGACGCTGGTGCGCCGCTGGCTGAACGGCCAGGCCGTGACCGCAAGCCAGGGCTGGGTGCAGGTGGTCGATACGCTGACCGTCTGA